One Faecalicatena sp. Marseille-Q4148 DNA window includes the following coding sequences:
- a CDS encoding DUF2207 domain-containing protein, with the protein MKNKIKQGLLWLTAFVLLTALGGTEANASAGYEIKNFLIDANVREDAVVEVKEEISVQFHEPRHGIYRDIPLSLKVNREVDGKMKKFYYRVKVEEIKVKGAPYEVENEDGAKRIIIGDEDETIIGPAEYEITYVLDMGDDRISEYDELFYNLIGNGWDTGINHTEFHVTFEKDADLSGAEIYAGAFESRDTERASWAVNENRIDGTVEELQAHESLTVFTRLPEGYFVGERKESVIPAVIASLLSIVLMCFTVFRFITKRGRQKVVETIEFYPPEGMSSAEVGYIIDGSADDKDILSLIFWLAEKGYLTIEEIQNGKKDPKIVFHKMKDLPMDTPEHIRVFYKGLFGKSATATMKEAGKRLAKRLPSAKAALSSYFFGERKLEDKNVTTVSTVCGIAAGILLAFGVGGAEAFLGIGSSIRMAAILILEIVFFLLLLLRQRNKAFVKQGVTKICAAIWVVLTVMYVIYELFYGLFPVCAVIVLLANTITMFLASATLCPTAYKLEMSGRLLGLRTFIEKAELDRLERLVEENPSYFYRVLPFAYVFGLTDTWAKKFETLAVPEPEWWYGGYYDTYMPMYMVHSMTRCMDDAMGEVYKNMSTTQGTSSSGGGFSGGGFGGGGGGSW; encoded by the coding sequence ATGAAAAATAAAATCAAACAAGGGTTGCTGTGGCTGACAGCGTTTGTACTTCTTACAGCTTTAGGAGGAACAGAGGCAAACGCATCAGCCGGGTATGAGATTAAGAATTTTCTGATCGATGCCAATGTGAGGGAAGATGCGGTTGTTGAGGTAAAAGAAGAGATTTCTGTTCAATTTCATGAGCCGCGGCATGGAATTTATCGAGATATTCCACTGTCACTGAAAGTAAACCGGGAAGTAGATGGAAAGATGAAGAAGTTCTACTATCGGGTAAAAGTGGAAGAGATAAAGGTAAAGGGTGCGCCATACGAGGTAGAGAATGAAGATGGTGCGAAGAGAATTATTATCGGAGATGAAGATGAAACGATAATCGGTCCGGCTGAATACGAGATTACTTATGTGCTTGATATGGGTGATGACAGAATCAGCGAATATGATGAATTGTTTTATAATCTGATTGGAAATGGATGGGATACCGGAATCAATCATACAGAGTTTCATGTAACATTTGAAAAGGATGCAGATCTCTCCGGTGCAGAAATTTATGCCGGGGCATTTGAGAGCAGAGATACGGAACGCGCCTCCTGGGCGGTAAATGAAAACAGGATTGATGGAACTGTGGAAGAACTACAAGCCCATGAAAGTCTGACCGTATTTACAAGACTGCCGGAAGGCTATTTTGTAGGGGAAAGAAAGGAAAGCGTGATTCCGGCAGTAATAGCCTCCCTGCTCAGTATCGTGCTGATGTGTTTTACCGTATTTCGTTTTATAACAAAACGTGGCAGACAAAAAGTTGTAGAGACAATAGAATTCTATCCGCCGGAAGGAATGAGCAGTGCAGAGGTAGGTTATATTATTGACGGCAGTGCAGATGACAAAGATATTTTGTCGTTGATTTTCTGGTTGGCAGAGAAAGGGTATCTTACGATTGAAGAAATTCAAAATGGTAAGAAAGATCCGAAGATTGTTTTTCATAAAATGAAGGATCTGCCAATGGATACACCGGAGCATATCCGCGTGTTTTACAAAGGTCTGTTTGGAAAAAGTGCAACTGCCACAATGAAAGAGGCAGGAAAGCGTCTGGCGAAGCGCCTTCCGAGTGCGAAAGCAGCGCTGTCTTCTTATTTCTTTGGAGAACGCAAACTGGAAGATAAGAATGTTACCACTGTCAGTACTGTGTGCGGAATTGCGGCAGGAATCCTGCTTGCGTTTGGGGTTGGAGGTGCGGAAGCATTTCTTGGAATTGGGTCCAGTATTCGTATGGCAGCAATCCTGATCCTGGAAATTGTCTTTTTTCTTCTCCTGCTCCTGCGGCAGAGAAACAAAGCGTTTGTAAAACAGGGAGTTACAAAAATATGTGCAGCGATATGGGTTGTTCTTACAGTTATGTATGTGATTTATGAACTGTTTTACGGATTGTTCCCAGTATGTGCAGTGATTGTGCTTCTGGCAAATACGATCACAATGTTTCTGGCTTCCGCAACACTTTGTCCAACCGCTTACAAATTAGAAATGAGTGGGAGACTGCTTGGTCTGAGAACATTTATTGAAAAGGCAGAACTGGATCGTCTGGAACGTCTGGTGGAAGAAAATCCGTCCTATTTTTATCGGGTACTGCCTTTCGCATATGTGTTTGGTCTGACAGATACATGGGCGAAGAAGTTTGAAACATTGGCAGTTCCGGAACCGGAATGGTGGTATGGCGGTTATTATGATACCTATATGCCAATGTATATGGTACATTCCATGACAAGGTGTATGGATGATGCTATGGGCGAAGTTTATAAAAATATGAGTACGACTCAGGGAACGAGTTCTTCCGGAGGCGGATTCTCCGGCGGAGGATTCGGCGGAGGCGGAGGCGGTTCCTGGTAG
- a CDS encoding LemA family protein — MKAFIIVLLFIVMTIVIIGAVFVGMYNRLVKARISCEEAFSTMDVYMKKRSDLIPNLVEAVKSYTAYEAGTLEKVIAARNAGASALTMGEMRREEQQISGALHQISALAEGYPDLKANENYRELMSQLKASEEDIAQSRKYYNAVVREYNALTMTVPTNLIAGMFGFEKREMFEAHEEEQEMSGVAF; from the coding sequence ATGAAGGCGTTCATCATTGTGCTGCTGTTTATCGTTATGACAATTGTCATTATCGGTGCAGTTTTTGTAGGAATGTATAATCGGCTCGTAAAGGCAAGAATTAGCTGTGAGGAAGCATTTTCCACAATGGATGTTTATATGAAGAAGCGCTCGGACCTGATTCCGAACCTTGTGGAAGCAGTGAAAAGCTATACAGCTTATGAAGCAGGGACACTGGAAAAGGTGATTGCAGCAAGAAATGCAGGTGCATCGGCTCTGACGATGGGAGAGATGCGAAGAGAAGAACAGCAGATTTCCGGCGCACTTCATCAGATTTCTGCTCTGGCAGAAGGGTATCCGGATTTGAAAGCAAATGAAAATTATCGGGAACTGATGAGTCAGCTCAAAGCTTCCGAAGAAGATATTGCGCAGTCACGGAAATATTATAATGCTGTTGTGCGAGAATACAATGCGCTGACAATGACTGTTCCGACGAATCTCATTGCAGGGATGTTCGGTTTTGAAAAGCGGGAAATGTTTGAAGCGCATGAAGAAGAACAGGAAATGTCAGGTGTTGCTTTTTAG
- a CDS encoding NAD(+) synthase — protein sequence MKNGFVKVAAATAEIRVADVAYNMEKILEAMKETERQGAKVVVFPELCLTGYTCGDLFGQELLLKQTKEAVHILAEATEHMDGLFFVGAPLEIEHKLYNTAVVLNHGAILGIVTKTFLPNYGEFYDMRQFQPGPAEAKWILFDGERIPFGPQLLFQAVTMEELVVSAEICEDVWSAIPPSIEAARAGATVIVNCSASDETMGKSQMRRNLLAAHSMRLFAGYVYANAGEGESTTDLVFDGHNMILEHGELLCESEQFSNEIIYSEIDVQKLISERRKNTTFQPEEQDHIRVPFYVEAEEITLTRHIQANPFIPEQKDACDEAMKELLMLQAMGLKKRLTHTNAKHAVVGISGGLDSTLALLVTAKAFDMAGLERKNIRAVTMPCFGTTDRTYTNACLMAEKLGTTLQEIPIKEAVKQHFQDIGHDETVHDVTYENSQARERTQILMDVANELGGLVIGTGDMSELALGWATYNGDHMSMYGVNAGVPKTQVRYIVQYYAEHCEDQQLKKVLLDVLETPVSPELLPPKEGEIAQKTEDLVGPYELHDFFLFYMMRYGFTPSKIYRLAVHAFAGVYEPEEIYRWLCKFYWRFFSQQFKRSCMPDGPKVNEVGLSPRGDLKMPSDACAALWVEDLKRITVA from the coding sequence ATGAAAAATGGGTTTGTAAAAGTGGCGGCAGCGACAGCAGAGATACGAGTTGCCGATGTGGCTTATAATATGGAAAAGATTTTAGAAGCAATGAAAGAAACAGAACGACAGGGGGCGAAGGTTGTTGTATTTCCGGAGCTCTGTCTGACCGGTTATACATGCGGTGATCTGTTCGGCCAGGAACTTCTGCTGAAGCAGACGAAAGAGGCAGTTCATATACTGGCAGAGGCAACAGAACATATGGATGGACTTTTCTTTGTGGGAGCGCCGCTAGAAATTGAACATAAGCTTTATAATACGGCTGTCGTATTAAATCACGGTGCAATTCTTGGAATTGTAACGAAAACATTTCTTCCTAATTATGGAGAATTTTATGATATGAGACAGTTTCAGCCGGGACCTGCGGAGGCAAAATGGATTTTGTTTGACGGAGAGCGGATTCCATTTGGACCACAGCTGCTTTTCCAGGCAGTTACCATGGAAGAACTTGTCGTTTCAGCAGAAATCTGTGAAGATGTGTGGTCAGCGATTCCGCCGAGTATTGAAGCTGCAAGGGCAGGAGCAACGGTAATTGTCAATTGTTCTGCCAGCGATGAGACGATGGGGAAATCACAGATGAGAAGAAATCTTCTGGCAGCACATTCGATGCGGTTGTTTGCCGGTTATGTATATGCCAATGCAGGAGAAGGGGAATCAACGACAGACCTTGTATTTGACGGTCATAATATGATTCTGGAACATGGAGAACTTCTCTGCGAATCAGAGCAATTTAGCAACGAAATCATTTACAGTGAAATCGATGTGCAGAAACTGATCAGTGAGCGCAGAAAAAATACGACATTTCAGCCGGAAGAACAGGATCACATTCGTGTGCCGTTTTATGTTGAAGCAGAAGAAATCACTTTAACGAGACATATACAAGCAAATCCGTTCATCCCGGAACAAAAAGATGCCTGTGACGAAGCGATGAAGGAACTTCTGATGCTGCAGGCAATGGGATTAAAGAAACGATTGACGCATACCAATGCGAAGCACGCCGTCGTTGGAATTTCAGGAGGGCTGGATTCTACACTGGCGCTTCTTGTTACTGCAAAAGCATTTGATATGGCAGGATTGGAACGAAAAAATATCCGGGCAGTTACGATGCCATGCTTTGGAACGACAGATCGTACCTATACGAATGCGTGTCTGATGGCAGAAAAGCTTGGAACAACTTTGCAGGAGATTCCGATCAAAGAGGCTGTGAAACAGCATTTTCAGGATATTGGACATGATGAGACTGTTCATGATGTAACTTATGAGAATTCTCAGGCAAGAGAGCGCACGCAGATTCTGATGGATGTGGCAAATGAACTGGGAGGTCTTGTAATCGGAACGGGAGATATGTCAGAACTGGCGCTTGGATGGGCGACGTATAATGGGGATCATATGTCTATGTACGGAGTCAACGCAGGCGTTCCGAAGACACAGGTTCGTTATATTGTTCAATATTATGCTGAGCACTGCGAAGATCAGCAATTGAAGAAGGTATTGCTGGATGTGTTGGAGACACCGGTAAGTCCGGAACTGCTTCCTCCAAAAGAAGGAGAGATTGCACAGAAGACAGAAGATCTTGTCGGACCGTATGAACTTCATGATTTCTTTTTGTTTTATATGATGCGCTATGGATTTACGCCGAGCAAAATTTATCGTCTGGCTGTCCATGCGTTTGCCGGAGTGTATGAGCCGGAAGAAATTTATCGCTGGCTCTGTAAGTTTTACTGGAGATTTTTCTCTCAGCAATTTAAGCGTTCCTGTATGCCGGACGGACCGAAGGTAAATGAAGTAGGGCTTTCTCCGAGAGGAGATCTGAAGATGCCAAGCGATGCATGTGCAGCTCTTTGGGTGGAAGATCTGAAAAGAATTACTGTAGCATAG
- the hslO gene encoding Hsp33 family molecular chaperone HslO translates to MTDYIVRATAAGNQIRAFAATTKDTVEAARQAHNTSPVATAALGRLLTAGTMMGSMMKNESDLLTLQIQCDGPIGGLTVTADNQGRVKGYVNNPEVLIHANAKGKLDVAEALGLGILNVIKDMGLKEPYVGQTILHTSEIAEDLTYYFATSEQIPSSVGLGVLMNKDNTVRQAGGFIVQVMPFVEDAVVDRLEENIKKIDSVTAMLDRGYTPEQILQEVLQGMDVEFTDQMPAEFYCNCSKERVERALISIGRKELQSLISEGKEVEMNCHFCNRNYTFSIEELKELLKKANR, encoded by the coding sequence ATGACAGATTATATTGTAAGAGCAACAGCGGCAGGCAATCAGATCAGGGCGTTTGCAGCAACGACAAAGGATACGGTAGAGGCTGCAAGACAAGCGCACAATACAAGTCCGGTAGCAACGGCTGCTCTGGGACGGCTTTTGACAGCCGGAACGATGATGGGAAGTATGATGAAGAATGAGAGTGATCTTTTGACGCTTCAGATTCAGTGTGACGGACCGATTGGAGGACTGACGGTAACAGCCGACAATCAGGGCCGGGTAAAAGGCTATGTGAACAATCCGGAAGTGCTGATTCACGCAAATGCCAAAGGAAAGCTTGATGTAGCTGAGGCGCTGGGACTTGGAATCCTGAATGTGATTAAGGATATGGGACTGAAGGAACCGTATGTGGGACAGACAATTCTGCATACGAGTGAGATTGCAGAAGACCTGACATATTATTTTGCAACATCCGAGCAGATCCCGTCTTCTGTCGGCCTGGGTGTTTTGATGAATAAAGATAATACTGTGCGTCAGGCAGGAGGATTTATCGTTCAGGTCATGCCGTTTGTCGAAGATGCAGTTGTTGATCGTCTGGAAGAAAATATTAAAAAAATTGATTCTGTTACGGCAATGCTGGACCGCGGATATACACCGGAACAGATTCTTCAGGAAGTGCTTCAGGGGATGGATGTGGAATTTACCGATCAGATGCCGGCAGAGTTTTATTGCAATTGTTCTAAAGAGCGTGTGGAGCGCGCACTGATCAGCATTGGGCGCAAAGAACTCCAGAGCTTGATTAGCGAAGGAAAGGAAGTGGAGATGAATTGCCACTTCTGTAATCGGAATTACACATTTTCTATAGAAGAGTTGAAGGAGCTCCTAAAGAAAGCAAATCGATAA
- a CDS encoding class I SAM-dependent methyltransferase, protein MEAYTGFAAVYDTFMDNIPYEEWAAYIRKRLVQYDIRDGLLLDLGCGTGTLTEIMAQNGYDMIGVDVSEEMLEIAMDKRIASGHDILYLLQDMREFELYGTVRAVISVCDSLNYITEEEELCEVFRLVNNYLDPGGIFIFDFNTTYKYRELLGDRTIAESREECSFIWDNYYYEEEKINEYELSLFIREEEDLYRRYQETHYQKAYELETMKELLGKAGLEFVTAYEAFTEEAPSEMSERIYVVARECQKMADNR, encoded by the coding sequence ATGGAAGCATATACAGGGTTTGCGGCGGTCTATGATACATTCATGGATAACATTCCATATGAAGAATGGGCTGCTTATATTAGAAAACGATTAGTTCAGTATGACATCCGGGATGGTCTGCTTCTGGATCTGGGATGCGGTACCGGAACACTCACCGAGATAATGGCACAAAATGGATATGATATGATCGGTGTCGATGTATCAGAAGAGATGCTTGAAATTGCGATGGATAAACGGATCGCATCGGGACATGATATTCTGTATTTACTGCAGGATATGCGGGAGTTCGAATTATATGGAACTGTCCGGGCAGTGATCAGTGTCTGTGATTCATTGAATTATATTACAGAGGAAGAAGAACTCTGTGAAGTATTTCGGCTCGTGAATAATTATCTGGATCCGGGCGGTATATTTATTTTTGATTTTAATACAACGTACAAATACCGGGAATTACTTGGAGATCGTACGATTGCGGAGAGCAGGGAAGAATGCAGTTTTATCTGGGATAATTATTATTATGAAGAAGAAAAAATTAATGAGTATGAGTTGAGTCTGTTTATCCGGGAGGAAGAAGATCTGTATCGGAGATATCAGGAAACACATTATCAGAAAGCGTATGAGTTAGAGACGATGAAGGAGCTTCTTGGGAAGGCAGGGCTGGAGTTTGTGACAGCTTATGAGGCATTTACAGAAGAAGCGCCATCTGAAATGAGTGAGCGTATTTATGTAGTTGCAAGAGAGTGTCAGAAGATGGCAGATAACAGATAA